A region of Paractinoplanes abujensis DNA encodes the following proteins:
- a CDS encoding sigma-70 family RNA polymerase sigma factor, translating into MAAEDAVRQAYEAYFRRLVTQVYGLVGDLTEAEDAVHEAFARVLASPRSFLRAGDAERWLRVAALNVARTRYRRRWLFDRLVRSGRVEASPAAVPGVSGDRVALLAALRRLAPPTREVIVLHHLADLPVTEVAETLGVPVGTVKARLARGRATLARYLSDEEPVPLTEGVRHA; encoded by the coding sequence GTGGCGGCCGAGGACGCGGTGCGGCAGGCGTACGAGGCCTATTTCCGGCGGCTCGTGACACAGGTGTACGGGCTGGTCGGTGATCTGACCGAGGCCGAGGACGCCGTGCACGAGGCGTTCGCGCGGGTGCTGGCCTCGCCGCGGTCGTTTCTGCGGGCCGGCGACGCCGAGCGGTGGCTGCGGGTGGCCGCGCTCAACGTGGCCCGCACGCGGTACCGGCGGCGGTGGCTGTTCGACCGGCTGGTGCGGTCGGGGCGGGTCGAGGCGAGCCCGGCCGCGGTGCCGGGGGTGTCCGGGGACCGGGTGGCGTTGCTGGCCGCGCTGCGCCGGCTGGCCCCGCCGACCCGGGAGGTGATCGTGCTGCACCACCTGGCCGATCTGCCGGTGACCGAGGTCGCCGAGACGCTCGGGGTGCCGGTGGGCACGGTCAAGGCCCGGCTGGCCCGGGGCCGCGCCACGCTGGCCCGCTACCTGTCCGACGAGGAGCCCGTCCCGCTGACCGAGGGGGTCCGGCATGCTTGA
- a CDS encoding LacI family DNA-binding transcriptional regulator — protein sequence MTDQRPTLADVARVAGVSRATASRAINGAYGTSEAVRQRVRAVAAELGYEPHAVAQALASGRASAGRRERVEVLIVDPDPAALSVKPFYGRVLTGALRALGDRDIALEVRRVVTLPAPDDDPPYGRLLINVPGAAGSAYAHRGRVVALGRSAPGVAFVAPDNDGGGHQAAVHLVKTGRKRVGAVFGPPTPCAQERRDGFLRVFSGAAQPVTAADGDFTYDRAYEAARELLERDPHLDAVFAACDVTAMAVLRALRETGRRVADDVAVVGFDGSALAEAADLTSVYMPVEDEAAAAVEHLLDPARPAPPRLPTTLTVRGSS from the coding sequence ATGACGGATCAGCGACCCACGCTCGCCGATGTCGCCCGGGTCGCCGGGGTGTCGCGGGCGACCGCCTCGCGGGCGATCAACGGTGCCTACGGGACGTCCGAGGCCGTGCGGCAGCGGGTGCGCGCGGTCGCGGCCGAGCTGGGGTACGAGCCGCACGCGGTGGCGCAGGCCCTGGCCAGCGGCCGGGCCAGTGCGGGGCGGCGGGAACGTGTGGAGGTGCTGATCGTCGACCCGGATCCGGCCGCGCTGAGCGTCAAGCCGTTCTACGGGCGGGTGCTGACCGGCGCGCTGCGGGCGCTGGGCGACCGGGACATCGCGCTCGAGGTGCGGCGGGTGGTCACCCTGCCCGCGCCGGACGACGACCCGCCGTACGGGCGGCTCTTGATCAACGTGCCCGGAGCGGCCGGGTCGGCCTATGCCCACCGGGGCCGGGTGGTCGCGCTGGGCCGGTCGGCGCCGGGCGTCGCGTTCGTAGCCCCCGACAACGACGGTGGTGGGCATCAGGCCGCGGTCCACCTGGTCAAGACAGGCCGCAAACGGGTCGGCGCGGTGTTCGGCCCGCCCACGCCGTGCGCGCAGGAACGCCGGGACGGCTTCCTGCGGGTGTTCTCCGGCGCGGCCCAGCCCGTGACCGCCGCCGACGGCGATTTCACCTACGACCGGGCGTACGAGGCAGCCCGCGAGCTGCTGGAACGCGACCCGCACCTGGACGCCGTCTTCGCCGCCTGCGACGTCACCGCCATGGCCGTGCTGCGGGCCCTGCGCGAGACGGGCCGCCGGGTGGCCGACGACGTGGCAGTGGTCGGCTTCGACGGCAGCGCGCTGGCCGAGGCGGCCGACCTGACCTCGGTCTACATGCCGGTGGAGGACGAGGCCGCGGCGGCCGTGGAGCATCTGCTCGACCCGGCTCGGCCCGCCCCGCCCCGCCTGCCGACGACGCTGACCGTGCGCGGGTCGAGCTGA